One window from the genome of Oryctolagus cuniculus chromosome 1, mOryCun1.1, whole genome shotgun sequence encodes:
- the LOC100352901 gene encoding olfactory receptor 5B3-like, whose protein sequence is MGNRTDVTEFILLGLTNAPELQVLLFIIFTLIYFTNMVGNLGMIVLILWDSRLHTPMYFFLGHLSLVDVCYSSAVTPTVVAGLLMGNKVISYNACAAQMFCFATFATVENLLLALMAYDRYVAVCQPLHYTTIMTRRVCACLTTVCYTGGFLNASIHTGDTFSLSFCKSNVVHHFFCDVPAVMVLSCSDRHASEMVLVYASSLIIFSVLLVILISYTFIFITILKMRSAAGYQKALSTCVSHFTAVSIFYGTLIFMYLQPSSSHSMDTDKIVSVFYTMVIPMLNPVVYSLRNKEVKRAFKKVVAKAKL, encoded by the coding sequence ATGGGGAACAGGACAGATGTGACAGAGTTTATCCTCCTGGGGCTAACCAATGCCCCTGAACTACAAGTCCTCCTCTTTATAATATTCACTCTGATTTACTTCACCAATATGGTTGGGAATCTGGGAATGATTGTGTTGATCCTCTGGGACTCTCGTCTCCACACTCCCATGTACTTTTTCCTTGGTCACCTGTCTCTGGTGGATGTTTGCTACTCTTCAGCAGTCACTCCCACGGTTGTAGCTGGTCTCCTTATGGGAAACAAAGTCATCTCTTACAATGCTTGTGCTGCCCAGATGTTCTGTTTTGCAACCTTTGCCACTGTGGAAAATCTCCTCTTGGCATTAATGGCTTATGACCGCTATGTAGCAGTGTGTCAACCTTTACATTATACCACCATCATGACAAGAAGAGTATGTGCTTGTCTGACCACAGTCTGCTACACTGGGGGTTTCCTGAATGCTTCCATCCACACTGGAGACACAttcagtctctctttctgtaagtccAATGTGGTCCACCACTTCTTCTGTGATGTTCCAGCAGTCATGGTTCTCTCTTGCTCTGACAGACATGCTAGCGAGATGGTTCTTGTTTATGCATCCAGCCTCATTATATTTTCTGTTCTCCTCGTTATCTTGATATCTTACACGTTCATTTTTATCACCATCCTAAAGATGCGCTCAGCTGCGGGGTACCAGAAGGCTCTATCCACCTGTGTTTCTCACTTCACTGCAGTCTCCATTTTCTATGGGACTCTTATATTCATGTATTTGcagcccagttccagtcattCTATGGACACAGACAAAATAGTGTCTGTGTTTTATACCATGGTCATCCCCATGCTGAACCCTGTtgtctacagcctgaggaacaaggAGGTGAAACGTGCATTCAAAAAGGTTGTTGCGAAGGCAAAATTGTAA